A stretch of Roseibium porphyridii DNA encodes these proteins:
- a CDS encoding cupin domain-containing protein: MKCTRLPVTADAKSPAGADNRFIMDGPTGNMIHSTVPAGQINRATKHNTVSEFWHILEGQGQIWRKSGATEIVVDLEPGVSIDIPSGTAFQYRATGSVSLKFICISMPPWPGDDEAEFVEGAWQPTI; the protein is encoded by the coding sequence ATGAAATGTACACGGTTGCCGGTCACGGCGGATGCCAAGTCTCCTGCTGGAGCCGATAACCGCTTTATTATGGATGGTCCGACCGGCAATATGATCCACTCGACGGTCCCTGCCGGTCAAATAAACAGGGCGACCAAGCACAACACAGTCAGCGAATTCTGGCACATTCTTGAGGGACAGGGACAGATCTGGCGAAAATCCGGTGCAACGGAGATTGTTGTCGATCTGGAGCCGGGCGTATCGATTGATATTCCCTCCGGGACGGCCTTTCAGTACCGCGCGACTGGTTCGGTTTCTTTGAAGTTCATTTGTATTTCGATGCCACCCTGGCCGGGAGACGATGAAGCAGAATTTGTCGAGGGGGCATGGCAGCCCACAATTTGA